The genome window CGGGCTCGGCGAGGGGCTTCCCGGACACCAGGAGGAATCGGATCCCCTCCTCCCGGGTCTCCACCGTGACCTCGTCCCCACGGTCGAAGAGCACGAGCGAGCGGTTGCCCACCTCCGCGGGAGGCGCGGTGTCCGCCCATCCGACCGGTTCTGTCGGCACCGCGAGGGGGCCCGACGCGTTGCAGAGCATCCCCGACCCCGCAAAGACGTAGGCGAAGGCATTGCGGGTCGTCTCCACAGGGAGAGTCTTCCTCTTGCCCGGCGGCACGGAGACATCGATATAGACGGGGTCGGTCGCGATGCCCTCCACGGGCCCGGTCGTGCCCCGGAAGCGCCCACAGACGACCGCAACCCGCGTCCCGTCGTCGTCCGTGATCACGGGAATTTCCGCCGCCTTCACATCCTGGTAGCGGGGGGCCGTCATCTTGAGGGACGAGGGCAGGTTCGCCCAGAGCTGGAACCCGTGCATGCGCCCGTCGCGATCGCCCTTCGGCATCTCCTGGTGGATGATCCCGCTCCCGGCCGTCATCCACTGTACATCGCCGGCGGCGATGGTCCCCTGATTCCCCATGCTGTCGCCGTGCTCGACGCTGCCTGCCAGGACGTAGGTGATGGTCTCGATCCCGCGGTGGGGATGCCACGGGAAGCCCGCCAGGTAGTCCTCCGGACGGTCATTGCGGAAGTCGTCGAGGAGCAGGAAGGGGTCGAAGTCGGACGTGTTGCCAAAGCCGAACGCTCGGCGCAGGTGCACGCCCGCGCCTTCAAGGGTCGGCTTGGCGGTGACCAGACGCTTGACGGGCCGAATGGACATGCTGACCTCCCTACCGAGGGCCACCCCTCTGGACGAAACAACGATACTCCAACCTCACATCAGGGGCGCTCCGGCGGACTCCCTAGGGCGGGCGATCTCCCACCGCCGACGACGGGCGGCGGATTGTCGGGTCGCCAACATGCTAGACAGGGTCGAAGGTGCCAGGGATCCACCCCCGCTCCTCAAGGGCGGGGCGAGAGCAACCGTGCGAGAGCCCAGAGCCCTTCGAGCAGCTTCCGGACGAATTCCCGCGTGCGCGCGTCGGTGAGGTGTCCCTCGGCATCGAACTTCTCATGGGCACGGCCGACGAGCACTTCCGGCTGCAGCACCGCATAGTTCTGCGTGTACGTGAGGGCCTGCCGTAGCTGGGTCTGCGCCCGCGCGGTTCCAGTAAAGCCCGGGCTGGCTCCCATGATCGCGACCGGCTTCCCCTGCATGGCCGAGCGGCCGGCCGGTCGCGAGGCCCAGTCCAGGGCGTTCTTCAGCACCCCCGGGACTCCATGCTGGTACTCGGGGGTCGAAATCAGGAGGGCCTGCGCGCGGCGGATGGCCTCCTTGAACTCCGCGACCGGTTGGGGATCACCCCGCTC of Vicinamibacteria bacterium contains these proteins:
- a CDS encoding pirin family protein, producing the protein MSIRPVKRLVTAKPTLEGAGVHLRRAFGFGNTSDFDPFLLLDDFRNDRPEDYLAGFPWHPHRGIETITYVLAGSVEHGDSMGNQGTIAAGDVQWMTAGSGIIHQEMPKGDRDGRMHGFQLWANLPSSLKMTAPRYQDVKAAEIPVITDDDGTRVAVVCGRFRGTTGPVEGIATDPVYIDVSVPPGKRKTLPVETTRNAFAYVFAGSGMLCNASGPLAVPTEPVGWADTAPPAEVGNRSLVLFDRGDEVTVETREEGIRFLLVSGKPLAEPVAWYGPIVMNTQEQLRQAFAELERGTFLKTPSRG
- a CDS encoding NAD(P)H-dependent oxidoreductase codes for the protein MADGEPHKDVIKVLGFAGSLRRGSLNRGLLRAAQELAPPGMTIEPYDLGTIPLYNYDLEERGDPQPVAEFKEAIRRAQALLISTPEYQHGVPGVLKNALDWASRPAGRSAMQGKPVAIMGASPGFTGTARAQTQLRQALTYTQNYAVLQPEVLVGRAHEKFDAEGHLTDARTREFVRKLLEGLWALARLLSPRP